In Sodalis ligni, a single genomic region encodes these proteins:
- a CDS encoding D-alanine--D-alanine ligase — protein sequence MSEKVAVLLGGTSAERDVSLQSGQAVLAGLQAGGINAHGVDTRDISVLSLKERGFDKVFIALHGRGGEDGTLQGALEFIGLPYTGSGVMACALTMDKLRTKWLWQGRGLPVPPYVALDREGYRQNPSAEAEPLRALGMPVIVKPSNEGSSVGMAKVERPEDLPAALAEAFRYDESVLVEKWLSGPEFSVSILGDRVLPSVRIQPSATFYDYEAKYLSDETRYFCPGGLDDEQEQALTQLALRAWRAAGCGGWGRVDIMADDDGELYLLEVNTSPGMTRHSLVPMAARQSGMDFSSLVMNILALAG from the coding sequence ATGTCTGAGAAGGTAGCGGTTTTATTGGGCGGGACTTCCGCCGAGCGCGACGTCTCGCTGCAATCGGGACAGGCGGTGCTCGCCGGCTTGCAGGCCGGCGGGATAAACGCCCATGGGGTTGATACCCGCGATATCTCGGTACTGAGCCTGAAGGAGCGGGGTTTCGATAAGGTTTTTATTGCCCTGCACGGCCGCGGCGGCGAGGACGGTACCCTACAGGGGGCGCTGGAGTTTATCGGCCTGCCGTATACCGGCAGCGGCGTGATGGCCTGTGCGTTAACCATGGATAAGCTGCGTACCAAATGGCTTTGGCAGGGCAGGGGACTGCCGGTACCGCCTTATGTGGCCCTGGATCGCGAAGGTTACCGGCAAAACCCGTCGGCAGAGGCGGAACCGCTGCGGGCGCTGGGCATGCCGGTGATAGTGAAGCCCAGCAACGAAGGCTCCAGCGTCGGCATGGCCAAGGTTGAGCGTCCGGAGGATTTACCGGCCGCACTGGCGGAAGCCTTCCGTTATGACGAAAGCGTGCTGGTGGAAAAATGGCTGAGCGGACCGGAATTCAGCGTTTCCATCCTGGGAGACCGGGTATTGCCGTCGGTGCGTATCCAGCCGTCGGCGACGTTTTACGATTACGAGGCGAAGTATCTGTCGGACGAGACCCGTTATTTTTGTCCGGGCGGGCTGGATGACGAACAGGAACAGGCATTAACGCAGCTGGCGCTCCGCGCCTGGCGGGCGGCGGGATGCGGTGGCTGGGGACGGGTGGATATCATGGCCGACGATGACGGGGAGTTATACCTGCTGGAGGTGAATACCTCACCGGGCATGACCCGGCATAGCCTGGTGCCGATGGCGGCACGGCAAAGCGGAATGGATTTTTCCTCTTTGGTCATGAACATTCTGGCGTTGGCGGGCTGA
- the murC gene encoding UDP-N-acetylmuramate--L-alanine ligase, translating into MNTQQLAKLRSIVPEMRRVRQIHFVGIGGAGMGGIAEVLANEGYQISGSDLAPNAVTQQLSELGVKIFFNHRPENISEASVVVVSSAIAADNPEIVAAKEARIPVIRRAEMLAELMRFRHGIAIAGTHGKTTTTAMVASIYAQAGLDPTFVNGGLVKAAGVHARLGCSRYLIAEADESDASFLHLQPMVAIITNIEADHMDTYQGDFEILKQTFISFLHNLPFYGRAVMCVDDPVIRELLPRVGRHITTYGFNEAADVRIADYVQQGAQGSFSVYRQDKPVLSVELNAPGRHNALNAAAAIAVATEEGIDDDSILQALAQFQGTGRRFDFLGTYPLENVNGKQGNVMLVDDYGHHPTEVDATIKAARAGWPDKRLVMVFQPHRYTRTRDLYEDFATVLSGVDVLFMLDVYPAGEAPIPGADSRSLCRTIRGRGKIDPIMVADMDALPDTLALALQDNDLVLMQGAGTVGKIARKLADTHLQPNLATTLEGPHV; encoded by the coding sequence GTGAATACACAACAACTGGCGAAACTGCGATCCATAGTGCCCGAGATGCGTCGAGTGCGGCAAATTCACTTTGTCGGCATCGGCGGCGCCGGCATGGGCGGCATCGCGGAAGTGCTGGCGAATGAAGGTTATCAAATCAGCGGCTCGGATCTGGCCCCCAACGCCGTGACCCAGCAATTGTCCGAGCTGGGGGTGAAGATATTCTTCAACCACCGGCCGGAAAATATCAGCGAAGCCAGCGTCGTGGTGGTCTCCAGCGCCATTGCCGCCGATAACCCGGAGATCGTGGCGGCCAAAGAGGCGCGTATTCCGGTGATCCGCCGCGCGGAGATGCTGGCGGAACTGATGCGCTTTCGCCACGGCATCGCCATCGCCGGTACGCACGGTAAAACCACCACCACCGCCATGGTGGCCAGTATCTATGCCCAGGCCGGACTCGACCCGACCTTTGTCAACGGCGGTCTGGTGAAGGCGGCGGGAGTGCATGCGCGCCTGGGGTGCAGCCGCTACCTGATTGCCGAGGCGGACGAAAGCGACGCGTCGTTCCTGCATCTGCAGCCGATGGTGGCGATTATCACCAATATCGAAGCCGACCATATGGACACCTACCAAGGCGACTTCGAAATTTTAAAACAAACGTTTATCAGCTTTTTGCATAACTTGCCTTTTTACGGGCGCGCGGTGATGTGCGTGGACGATCCGGTGATCCGGGAACTGCTGCCGCGGGTAGGCCGCCATATCACCACCTACGGTTTTAACGAGGCGGCGGACGTGCGTATCGCCGATTACGTGCAGCAAGGGGCCCAGGGCAGCTTTAGCGTCTATCGGCAAGACAAGCCGGTACTCTCGGTGGAATTGAACGCGCCGGGCCGCCACAACGCGCTGAACGCGGCTGCGGCCATTGCGGTCGCTACCGAGGAAGGCATCGACGACGACAGCATCCTGCAGGCGCTGGCGCAATTCCAGGGGACCGGCCGCCGCTTTGATTTCCTCGGCACCTATCCGCTGGAGAATGTCAACGGCAAGCAGGGGAATGTGATGCTGGTGGATGATTACGGCCATCACCCCACCGAAGTGGACGCTACCATCAAGGCGGCGCGCGCCGGCTGGCCCGATAAGCGGCTGGTGATGGTATTCCAGCCTCATCGGTATACCCGGACAAGAGATTTGTATGAGGATTTTGCCACCGTATTGTCCGGAGTGGATGTGCTGTTTATGCTGGATGTGTATCCGGCGGGCGAGGCGCCCATCCCCGGCGCCGATAGCCGCTCGCTGTGCCGCACCATTCGCGGGCGCGGCAAAATCGATCCCATCATGGTGGCGGATATGGACGCGCTGCCCGATACGCTGGCGCTGGCTTTGCAGGACAACGATCTGGTGCTGATGCAGGGCGCCGGTACCGTGGGTAAAATTGCGCGCAAACTGGCCGATACCCATTTACAGCCGAACCTTGCCACTACGCTTGAGGGGCCTCATGTCTGA
- the ftsW gene encoding cell division protein FtsW, translating into MRIPGMSHFGGLKDWIMGVREVEAPTNVLYDRTLLWLTLGLACLGFVMVTSASMPIGQRLSDDPFYFAKRDAFYLALSFGLAMVTLRVPMEVWQRYSSAMLLITMVLLLVVLVVGSSVNGASRWIALGPLRIQPAELSKLALFFYLASYLVRKVEEVRSNFWGFCKPMGVMVVLAVLLLAQPDLGTVVVLFVTTLAMLFLAGAKLWQFLAIIGSGIFAVVLLVVAEPYRMRRVTSFWNPWEDPFGSGYQLTQSLMAFGRGEFWGQGLGNSVQKLEYLPEAHTDFIFSILGEELGYFGVVLTLLMVFFVAFRAMSIGRKALEIDQRFSGFLACAIGIWFSFQTLVNVGAAAGMLPTKGLTLPLISYGGSSLLVMSTAIVLLMRIDFETRLTKAQAFARGPR; encoded by the coding sequence ATGCGGATACCGGGAATGAGCCATTTCGGCGGGTTGAAAGATTGGATAATGGGCGTGCGCGAAGTCGAGGCGCCCACCAATGTGCTTTACGATCGCACCCTGCTGTGGCTGACCCTGGGCCTGGCCTGTCTCGGTTTTGTCATGGTCACCTCGGCCTCCATGCCCATTGGGCAGCGGCTGTCCGACGACCCGTTTTATTTCGCCAAGCGCGATGCCTTCTACCTGGCGCTGTCGTTCGGGCTGGCGATGGTGACGCTGCGGGTGCCGATGGAGGTGTGGCAGCGCTACAGCTCGGCGATGCTGCTTATCACCATGGTGCTGCTGCTGGTGGTGCTGGTGGTGGGCAGCTCGGTGAACGGCGCGTCGCGCTGGATAGCCCTGGGCCCGTTGCGCATCCAGCCCGCCGAACTGTCCAAGCTGGCGCTGTTTTTTTACCTCGCCAGCTATCTGGTGCGCAAGGTGGAAGAAGTGCGCTCCAATTTCTGGGGATTCTGCAAACCCATGGGGGTGATGGTGGTGCTGGCGGTCCTGCTGCTGGCGCAGCCCGACCTGGGGACGGTGGTGGTGTTGTTCGTTACCACCCTGGCGATGCTGTTTCTGGCCGGCGCCAAGCTGTGGCAATTCCTGGCCATTATCGGTTCGGGCATCTTCGCGGTGGTCTTGCTGGTGGTCGCCGAGCCCTATCGTATGCGTCGGGTCACCTCGTTCTGGAATCCCTGGGAAGACCCGTTCGGCAGCGGCTATCAGCTGACCCAATCGCTGATGGCGTTTGGACGCGGCGAGTTCTGGGGACAGGGCCTGGGTAATTCGGTGCAGAAGCTGGAGTACTTACCGGAGGCGCACACCGACTTTATCTTTTCGATTTTAGGCGAAGAGCTTGGCTATTTCGGTGTGGTTTTAACGCTGTTGATGGTATTCTTCGTGGCTTTTCGTGCTATGTCCATCGGCCGCAAGGCCCTGGAAATCGATCAGCGCTTTTCCGGTTTCCTGGCCTGCGCCATCGGTATCTGGTTCAGCTTTCAAACCTTGGTGAACGTCGGCGCGGCGGCCGGTATGTTGCCCACCAAAGGGTTAACCCTGCCGTTGATCAGCTACGGCGGTTCAAGTTTATTGGTGATGTCTACGGCGATAGTGTTGTTGATGCGTATTGATTTTGAAACCCGCCTGACCAAAGCGCAGGCGTTTGCAAGGGGTCCCCGATGA
- the murD gene encoding UDP-N-acetylmuramoyl-L-alanine--D-glutamate ligase, translating into MNDYHYKKVVIIGLGLTGLSCVDYFISRGVTPRMMDTRFNPPGLDKLSDGVERHLGSLNEEWLLEADLIVASPGIPLSHPALSAAADAGVEIVGDIELFCREANAPIVAITGSNGKSTVTMLVGEMAKQAGRQVGVGGNIGWPALMLLNQPQELYVLELSSFQLETTSSLRAAAATILNVTEDHMNRYPLGMQQYRAAKLRIYENAGACVVNAEDPLTLPVRGRDNRCIAFGAAAGEYRLDGRWLQVRGEHVLDTGEMKLTGRHNHTNALAALALADAVGIPRDACLAALRSFSGLAHRFQLAYENHGVRWINDSKATNVGSTEAALNGLKVDGTLHLLLGGDGKGADFTPLFPLLQGENIRLYCFGRDRDPLADLRPDVAIRTETLEQAMREIAGRIKPGDMVLLSPACASLDQFRSFEHRGDEFTRLAKELG; encoded by the coding sequence ATGAACGATTATCACTATAAGAAAGTCGTCATTATCGGGTTAGGACTAACCGGCCTTTCCTGTGTCGATTATTTTATCAGCCGGGGCGTCACGCCGCGGATGATGGACACGCGTTTTAACCCTCCCGGATTGGATAAACTCAGCGACGGGGTGGAGCGCCATCTGGGCAGCCTGAATGAAGAGTGGCTGCTGGAGGCTGATTTGATCGTGGCCAGCCCCGGCATTCCCTTGTCCCATCCTGCGCTGAGCGCCGCCGCCGATGCGGGAGTGGAGATTGTCGGCGATATCGAGCTGTTTTGCCGCGAAGCGAACGCGCCCATTGTAGCCATCACCGGTTCCAACGGTAAAAGCACCGTCACCATGCTGGTGGGGGAAATGGCCAAGCAGGCCGGCCGGCAGGTGGGGGTGGGCGGCAATATAGGCTGGCCGGCGTTAATGCTGCTTAACCAGCCCCAGGAGCTCTACGTGCTGGAATTGTCCAGTTTTCAGTTGGAAACCACCTCCAGCCTGCGGGCCGCCGCCGCCACAATTCTCAACGTCACCGAAGACCATATGAATCGTTATCCCCTGGGCATGCAGCAATATCGGGCGGCCAAATTGCGGATTTATGAAAACGCCGGGGCGTGCGTGGTGAATGCCGAGGATCCGCTGACGCTGCCGGTGCGCGGCCGGGACAACCGCTGCATCGCTTTCGGCGCGGCGGCGGGTGAGTATCGTCTGGACGGCCGGTGGCTGCAGGTAAGGGGAGAGCATGTACTGGATACCGGCGAGATGAAGCTCACCGGCCGTCACAACCACACCAATGCGCTGGCGGCCCTGGCCCTGGCGGATGCGGTGGGAATTCCCCGCGACGCCTGCCTGGCCGCGCTGAGGAGTTTCTCCGGCCTGGCCCACCGATTCCAATTGGCCTATGAAAATCACGGCGTGCGCTGGATAAATGATTCCAAGGCCACCAATGTCGGCAGCACAGAAGCGGCGCTTAACGGACTGAAGGTGGACGGTACGCTGCACTTGCTGTTGGGGGGCGACGGTAAAGGCGCGGATTTCACGCCGCTGTTCCCCCTGTTGCAGGGGGAAAACATCCGCTTGTACTGCTTTGGCCGCGACCGCGACCCGCTGGCGGATCTGCGCCCGGATGTCGCCATCCGGACCGAGACCCTGGAGCAGGCAATGCGGGAGATTGCCGGCCGGATCAAACCGGGGGATATGGTGTTACTGTCGCCGGCCTGCGCCAGCCTCGATCAGTTCCGCAGCTTCGAACACCGCGGCGATGAATTCACGCGACTGGCGAAGGAGCTCGGCTGA
- the mraY gene encoding phospho-N-acetylmuramoyl-pentapeptide-transferase, with translation MLVWLAEHLVQFYSGFNVFSYLTFRSIVSLLTALFISLWMGPHLIAWLQKLQIGQVVRSDGPESHFSKRGTPTMGGLMILFSITVSVLMWAYPSNPYVWCVLFVLLGNGVVGFIDDYRKVVRKDTNGLIARWKYFWQSVIALAVAFTMYAVGKGTPATQLVVPFFKDIMPQLGLLYVVLAYFVIVGTSNAVNLTDGLDGLAIMPTVFVAAGLALVAWATGNMNFANYLHIPYIRFAGELVIVCTAVVGAGLGFLWFNTYPAQVFMGDVGSLALGGALGTIAVLLRQEFLLVIMGGVFVMETMSVILQVGSFKLRGQRIFRMAPIHHHYELKGWPEPRVIVRFWIISLMLVLIGLATLKVR, from the coding sequence ATGTTAGTTTGGCTGGCCGAGCATTTGGTCCAATTCTATTCGGGCTTTAACGTCTTTTCGTATTTGACGTTTCGCTCCATTGTCAGCTTGCTGACCGCACTGTTTATTTCGTTATGGATGGGCCCGCACTTAATCGCCTGGCTGCAGAAACTGCAAATCGGGCAGGTGGTGCGCAGCGACGGACCTGAGTCCCATTTCAGTAAACGCGGGACCCCCACCATGGGCGGTCTGATGATCCTGTTTTCCATCACCGTATCGGTACTGATGTGGGCTTACCCGTCCAACCCTTACGTCTGGTGCGTGCTGTTTGTGCTCTTGGGCAATGGCGTGGTGGGTTTTATCGATGACTACCGCAAGGTGGTGCGTAAAGACACCAATGGCCTGATCGCCCGCTGGAAATATTTCTGGCAGTCGGTGATAGCGCTGGCGGTGGCGTTCACCATGTACGCGGTAGGTAAGGGGACGCCGGCCACCCAACTGGTGGTGCCGTTCTTTAAAGACATCATGCCGCAGCTGGGCCTGCTGTATGTGGTCTTGGCGTATTTCGTTATCGTCGGCACCAGCAACGCGGTGAACCTTACCGACGGGCTGGACGGACTGGCGATTATGCCCACGGTGTTTGTCGCCGCCGGGCTGGCCCTGGTGGCCTGGGCCACCGGCAACATGAATTTCGCCAACTACCTGCATATACCCTATATCCGGTTTGCCGGGGAGCTGGTCATCGTATGCACCGCCGTGGTGGGGGCCGGATTGGGCTTCCTATGGTTCAATACCTACCCGGCGCAGGTTTTTATGGGGGATGTGGGTTCCCTGGCCCTGGGGGGAGCCCTGGGCACCATCGCGGTGCTGCTGCGCCAGGAGTTCCTGCTGGTGATCATGGGCGGGGTATTTGTGATGGAGACCATGTCGGTGATCCTGCAGGTGGGGTCATTTAAACTGCGCGGCCAGCGGATATTCCGCATGGCGCCTATCCATCATCACTATGAATTGAAGGGCTGGCCGGAGCCACGCGTCATCGTGCGCTTCTGGATTATTTCGCTGATGCTGGTCCTGATTGGACTGGCGACGCTGAAGGTAAGGTAA